In Synergistaceae bacterium, the sequence AGCGATCTGGGCATATGAAAAGCACTCGTCACAAGAATAAAAGAAAGTTTTTTATTGTCCTCAGCTTTTTCTGCAGGAACTATTTGAATTTCTGCCGAATTTACGAGTTCAGCTAGATAGGAGAAATTTTCTGCTGTTGTGCGGGATTTTTCTTCCAAAATAAGCTTTCCTTTATACCCCATATCTCTTGCGGCTTTTGCCATGCCGCTTGCTTCCGATTGTTTTTCCGTGCCGTAAACTTTCCCTCCGGAAAAAATTATGGGAAGGTTCTTTTCTTTTGCTAATTTAACTGCGGCAAATACTCGTTCCAGTGTCAAAGATCCAGGTTGTACAGCATCTCCGTTATTGTCATAAGTTGAACCGCCGGAAAGTACGATAATGGCAGCTGCATCTTCATCAAAAGAAATACGTGAAAGATTTCTG encodes:
- a CDS encoding YdcF family protein yields the protein MNFMVYKLVGSLIVPPGLFSIVLILIAISVFKNKRDYNSCGILLLFSLVLYLCSTPLGAEKITGFLESRNLSRISFDEDAAAIIVLSGGSTYDNNGDAVQPGSLTLERVFAAVKLAKEKNLPIIFSGGKVYGTEKQSEASGMAKAARDMGYKGKLILEEKSRTTAENFSYLAELVNSAEIQIVPAEKAEDNKKLSFILVTSAFHMPRSLLAAEKYFPEAKMHPYVLSRYTNPKFTGFQQLLPDGYSLMLSCYGIKEYLGIILYKVF